Proteins encoded within one genomic window of Eublepharis macularius isolate TG4126 chromosome 10, MPM_Emac_v1.0, whole genome shotgun sequence:
- the LOC129336506 gene encoding integrase/recombinase xerD homolog, whose amino-acid sequence MQGVLCSVAPSTLRAYSAALTRFLAFAGTAGGDGSWPTSQVVVLQYLVHLRGLGLSPRSMRRDLAAISFFSKAQGFPDPCSGFIVRRALTGWARLAPLPPDRRRPITLDILERVLHALPGLCWSPGEARLFRAAFMVAFYGAFRVSEIVAGSRSDTSGRALAASDLTCSPRLVTITLRRSKTDQRGRGSTVTLRAARRRVLCPVRAVRAFLDCRPLGPGPLFIHEDGSPLSRYQFSSVLRACLLAAGLPPMQFGSHSFRIGAATVAAGLGLPPSVIQSIGRWRSSAFRSYIRPTGEASH is encoded by the coding sequence ATGCAGGGAGTATTGTGCTCGGTGGCCCCGTCCACCCTCCGGGCGTATTCGGCAGCTCTCACCCGCTTCCTGGCTTTTGCTGGAACCGCGGGGGGTGATGGGTCTTGGCCCACTTCTCAGGTCGTCGTCCTGCAGTACCTGGTGCATCTCAGGGGTCTGGGGCTTTCCCCTCGTTCCATGCGGAGAGATTTAGCAGCCATCTCCTTTTTCAGTAAGGCCCAGGGCTTCCCCGACCCTTGCAGCGGGTTCATTGTCCGCCGGGCCCTTACGGGCTGGGCCAGGCTCGCCCCGCTTCCCCCGGACCGCAGGCGCCCCATCACACTGGACATCCTCGAGCGCGTGCTTCACGCTCTGCCCGGCCTTTGTTGGTCCCCAGGCGAGGCCCGGCTCTTTCGCGCCGCCTTCATGGTAGCCTTTTACGGTGCTTTCCGTGTTAGCGAGATCGTGGCAGGTTCCCGTTCCGACACCTCAGGCCGCGCCCTGGCAGCCTCTGACCTGACCTGTTCCCCCCGCCTCGTGACCATCACCCTGCGACGTTCCAAGACCGACCAGCGTGGCCGAGGGTCCACCGTCACGCTGCGGGCAGCCAGGCGCCGGGTGCTTTGCCCGGTTCGAGCGGTCAGGGCCTTCCTGGATTGCCGCCCCCTCGGCCCCGGGCCCCTCTTTATACATGAGGACGGGTCCCCCCTCTCCCGGTACCAGTTCTCCTCGGTGCTCAGGGCTTGCCTGCTGGCCGCGGGGCTTCCCCCCATGCAGTTTGGCTCCCACTCATTTCGCATAGGGGCGGCAACCGTGGCCGCTGGCTTGGGGCTCCCACCGTCGGTCATTCAGTCCATCGGGCGCTGGCGCTCCAGCGCTTTCCGTTCCTATATTCGCCCCACCGGGGAGGCCTCGCACTAA